One Helicobacter pylori genomic window, CGCACTTCATAATGCAATTTTTCGCCGCCGCTATTACCGCTCTTCCCGCTATAGCCAACCAACTGCCCTTTTTGGATAAAGCTTTTGGGCTGCACATTGACATGATCTAAATGCGTGTAAATGGAGCTAAAACCAAACGCATGTTCAATGCGCACCAAGTTCCCATACCCCACATTAGAATTGGTTTTCACAAAATCCACAATCCCATCAGCGCTCGCATAAATAGGCGTATTTAATGGCGCGATAAAATCAATCCCGGATTCAACGCCTTTAATTTTTTTAATGGGGTGGTTCCTTTCTTTGGTGGGTTTGATAGCGCTATAAGTTTTTAGGGGCATGCCATTAGGAATGAGCATGAGTGCTAAATGTTTTTGAGCCAAATTCAAATTTTCTAAATCCACTTCATCATAAAGATGCACGCCCCCATTAGCCCCTCTTTTGACTTCAATCAAGGATTCCAACCCACGGATCTTTTGCCCCACAATAAAGAGCTCTTCTCGCTTGTTTTTAATTTCTTTTGCTAGGGCATAATTTTTTTGATACAAATCCCCAAAATCCCTTAAAACCGCATTCCTCTCGCTTGTCATCGTATCCATTTTAGCGATTAAAAATTTTAAAAACCCCACGCCAAGCCCCACGATCAATAAAAAAATGATAACAGAAATGATGAGGTTGCGTTTTAAATT contains:
- the csd2 gene encoding M23B family cell shape-determining DD-metalloendopeptidase Csd2, which encodes MPQNQLVITIIDESGSKQLKFSKNLKRNLIISVIIFLLIVGLGVGFLKFLIAKMDTMTSERNAVLRDFGDLYQKNYALAKEIKNKREELFIVGQKIRGLESLIEVKRGANGGVHLYDEVDLENLNLAQKHLALMLIPNGMPLKTYSAIKPTKERNHPIKKIKGVESGIDFIAPLNTPIYASADGIVDFVKTNSNVGYGNLVRIEHAFGFSSIYTHLDHVNVQPKSFIQKGQLVGYSGKSGNSGGEKLHYEVRFLGKILDAEKFLAWDLDHFQSALEENKFIEWKNLFWVLEDIVQLQEHVDKDALINQ